One part of the Arthrobacter tumbae genome encodes these proteins:
- a CDS encoding HNH endonuclease signature motif containing protein: protein MSLTAALDALPGGGLRALPSFEFDDPAGSSTPSIGDLLQILAAYASRFVAAFPGMGQEQLAEQATGIEDLSRTVEYLQVVAATAVDRSSAAAGGTPTHTNKTTTDDAGGSPTGSNGGCAPGGVGSASSATDNGAGSAAGGVGFAFGLSGPAGGRSAYRCTAEYLRDRLRISRGEANRRLRLGAKLIPCISLTGEPLPATCEQLAAEVSAGVVSGKAATMINSALDRAQFTTDPAMLDTMEAQLTASATRFDPDFLAKLIHRFEAHLDPDGPEPTDKELTNRQGVFLRGKKRGLHLLDIAATDEQYEYLTTIMNTATNPRTTGTGGDGGQSGSEGSDGGGTGGGGAGPDDAPGLNGHDAPVETRTRAQLLLDGLVGACQIALATDKLPATGGQRPQVLVTIDYQTLLGDIETRTGTFLPAPGTSTGTSNTGASFSPAAGASLAYTGPINARTARQIACDADIIPVVLGGNNEILDLGRAQRLFTAKQRKALIARDKGCAFPACTMPAHWTEAHHIQPWSHEGPTSTDNGVLLCAHHHHLIHQNEWTIHTRDRLPWFIPPPHIDPGQQPRRNHYWTLC, encoded by the coding sequence ATGAGCCTGACAGCCGCACTCGACGCCCTTCCCGGCGGCGGACTGCGCGCTCTCCCATCCTTCGAATTCGATGATCCGGCCGGTTCGTCCACGCCTTCGATCGGGGACCTGTTGCAGATCCTGGCCGCCTACGCCTCGCGTTTCGTGGCCGCGTTTCCGGGAATGGGACAGGAGCAACTCGCCGAGCAGGCAACCGGAATCGAAGACCTCTCCCGGACGGTGGAGTACCTTCAGGTCGTCGCGGCCACCGCAGTGGATCGCAGCAGCGCCGCAGCCGGCGGCACGCCAACCCACACCAACAAAACCACCACCGACGACGCCGGCGGTTCCCCCACCGGCAGTAACGGCGGTTGCGCTCCCGGCGGTGTCGGCTCCGCCAGTTCGGCTACCGACAATGGTGCCGGTTCCGCTGCCGGTGGTGTCGGTTTCGCGTTCGGTCTGTCCGGTCCGGCCGGTGGGCGCTCGGCGTACCGGTGCACCGCCGAATACCTGCGGGACCGGCTGCGCATCAGCCGAGGCGAAGCCAACCGCCGGCTCCGCCTCGGCGCGAAACTGATCCCCTGCATCAGCCTCACCGGAGAACCGTTGCCCGCCACCTGTGAGCAACTCGCAGCCGAAGTCTCGGCCGGGGTAGTGTCCGGCAAAGCCGCCACCATGATCAACAGCGCCCTGGACCGGGCACAGTTCACCACCGACCCGGCCATGCTCGACACGATGGAAGCCCAACTCACCGCCAGCGCCACCCGGTTCGACCCCGACTTCCTCGCCAAACTCATCCACCGCTTCGAAGCCCATCTGGACCCCGACGGGCCCGAACCCACCGACAAGGAACTCACCAATCGCCAAGGCGTGTTCCTCCGCGGCAAAAAACGCGGCCTCCACCTGCTCGACATCGCCGCCACCGACGAACAATACGAATACCTCACAACCATCATGAACACCGCCACCAACCCCCGCACCACCGGCACCGGCGGCGACGGAGGCCAGAGCGGCAGCGAAGGGAGCGACGGCGGAGGGACCGGCGGTGGCGGAGCAGGACCTGATGACGCGCCCGGACTCAACGGCCACGACGCGCCCGTCGAGACCAGGACCCGGGCACAACTGCTCCTGGACGGACTCGTCGGAGCCTGCCAGATAGCCCTGGCCACCGACAAGCTCCCCGCCACCGGCGGACAACGGCCCCAGGTCCTCGTCACAATCGACTACCAGACACTGCTCGGCGACATCGAAACCCGCACCGGCACGTTCTTGCCAGCCCCCGGCACGTCCACCGGCACTTCCAATACCGGCGCCTCCTTCTCACCCGCCGCCGGGGCATCGCTCGCATACACCGGCCCCATCAACGCACGCACAGCCCGTCAAATCGCCTGCGACGCCGACATCATCCCCGTCGTCCTCGGCGGAAACAACGAAATCCTCGACCTCGGGCGAGCACAACGGCTCTTCACAGCGAAACAACGCAAAGCCCTCATAGCCCGAGACAAGGGCTGCGCCTTCCCTGCCTGCACCATGCCGGCACACTGGACCGAAGCCCACCACATCCAACCCTGGTCACACGAAGGCCCCACCAGCACAGACAACGGAGTACTTCTCTGCGCCCATCACCACCATCTGATCCACCAAAACGAATGGACCATCCACACCAGGGACCGGCTCCCCTGGTTCATCCCACCCCCACACATCGACCCCGGCCAGCAACCACGACGAAACCACTACTGGACACTCTGCTGA
- a CDS encoding potassium channel family protein — MLVIGLGRFGSATAEQLVKQGREVLAIEKDQQLVQKWSGTLTHVVEADATNIDALRQLGAQEFPAAVVGVGTSIEASVLITANLVDLNIDNLWVKAITPSHGKILKRIGANHVIYPEADAGQRAAHLVGGRMLDFIEFDDGFAIVKMFPPKETQGFTLGESAVRSKYGVTVVGVKSPGEDFTYARPETKVTSRDMLIVSGHVDLLERFAARP, encoded by the coding sequence GTGCTTGTGATCGGGCTCGGACGTTTCGGCTCAGCTACGGCGGAACAACTGGTCAAGCAGGGCCGCGAGGTCCTTGCGATCGAGAAGGACCAGCAGCTGGTCCAGAAATGGTCCGGCACGCTGACCCATGTGGTGGAGGCTGACGCGACCAACATCGACGCGCTCCGCCAGCTCGGCGCACAGGAGTTCCCCGCAGCCGTCGTCGGTGTGGGTACCTCCATCGAGGCAAGCGTCCTCATCACCGCCAACCTGGTGGACCTCAATATCGACAACCTCTGGGTCAAGGCCATCACGCCGTCACACGGCAAGATCCTGAAGCGGATCGGCGCGAACCATGTGATCTACCCCGAGGCCGACGCCGGGCAGCGGGCCGCTCACCTCGTGGGCGGGCGGATGCTCGACTTCATCGAGTTCGACGACGGATTCGCCATCGTAAAGATGTTCCCGCCGAAGGAGACGCAAGGGTTCACCCTGGGCGAGTCGGCGGTGCGCTCAAAATACGGCGTCACCGTGGTCGGGGTGAAGTCCCCCGGAGAGGACTTCACCTACGCACGGCCGGAAACGAAGGTTACGAGCCGCGACATGCTGATCGTCTCGGGACACGTGGACCTCCTCGAGCGCTTCGCTGCCCGTCCCTGA
- a CDS encoding TrkH family potassium uptake protein encodes MARTHPSWLGGEDQVHLHLLGRARDFIDSVVNSSPARVALLIFALVVLIFTGLLSLPFASSSGEVTPLHDAMFTAVSAVCVVGLTVVSTAAHWSFFGQLIILIGIFVGGLGTLTLASLLALVVSKRLGVRGKLLAQSALNNASRLGEVGTLLRIVITTSVMVELVLALALIPRFMILGEPFWLAVWHGFFYSISAFNNAGFTPHSDGLVPYETDLWILTPIMVGVFVGSLGFPAILILVQYRHHVNKWSLHTKLTINVSLILLFAGMVLWGLMEWSNSRTIGGLSGSDKVIHALFASVNTRSGGFNLVDQGQMEPTTMLLTDALMFAGGGSASTAGGIKVTTIAVMFLAILAEARGDSDVSVYGRKIPQGAMRVAISVIFMGATMVLIGTGLILWISGVELNRVLFEVISAFATCGLSTNLSAELPPEGKYVLSALMFAGRLGTITLASALALRQRSTLYHYPEERPIIG; translated from the coding sequence ATGGCACGAACACACCCCTCCTGGTTGGGAGGGGAAGACCAGGTTCATCTGCATCTGCTTGGCCGGGCGCGCGACTTCATCGACAGCGTAGTAAACAGTTCACCGGCGCGCGTTGCACTGCTGATCTTTGCCCTTGTTGTCCTGATTTTCACCGGATTACTCAGCCTGCCATTCGCCAGCAGCTCCGGCGAGGTCACTCCCCTGCACGACGCCATGTTCACAGCGGTCTCCGCCGTATGCGTAGTGGGGCTGACAGTGGTGTCCACGGCAGCGCACTGGTCGTTCTTCGGGCAACTGATCATCCTCATCGGCATCTTCGTCGGCGGCCTCGGAACCCTGACCCTGGCCTCACTCCTGGCACTGGTGGTCAGCAAGCGGCTCGGCGTCCGCGGCAAGCTGCTGGCGCAGTCCGCACTCAACAACGCGAGCCGCCTCGGTGAAGTGGGCACACTGCTGCGCATTGTCATCACCACGTCCGTCATGGTGGAACTGGTACTTGCGCTGGCCCTGATCCCGCGCTTCATGATCCTCGGCGAACCGTTCTGGCTCGCGGTCTGGCACGGTTTCTTCTACTCCATCTCGGCCTTCAACAACGCAGGATTTACTCCGCACTCGGACGGCCTGGTCCCCTACGAGACCGACCTGTGGATCCTGACGCCGATCATGGTCGGCGTCTTTGTCGGCAGCCTCGGCTTCCCTGCCATCCTCATACTTGTCCAGTACCGCCACCACGTGAACAAGTGGAGCCTGCACACCAAGCTCACCATCAATGTGTCCCTCATCCTGCTGTTCGCCGGAATGGTGCTCTGGGGATTGATGGAATGGTCCAACAGCCGGACAATCGGCGGGTTGAGCGGTAGCGACAAGGTCATCCACGCGCTCTTCGCCTCGGTCAACACACGCTCAGGCGGTTTCAACCTCGTGGACCAGGGCCAGATGGAGCCGACGACGATGCTCCTCACTGACGCGCTCATGTTCGCCGGAGGCGGATCTGCTTCCACTGCCGGCGGCATCAAGGTCACCACTATTGCCGTGATGTTCCTGGCCATCCTCGCCGAAGCCCGCGGTGATTCCGACGTCAGCGTGTACGGTCGGAAGATTCCCCAGGGCGCCATGCGGGTAGCCATCTCCGTGATCTTCATGGGCGCCACCATGGTGCTCATCGGAACCGGCCTGATCCTGTGGATCTCAGGGGTGGAACTGAACCGGGTACTCTTCGAGGTCATCTCGGCCTTCGCCACCTGCGGTCTCAGCACCAACCTCAGTGCGGAACTTCCACCCGAAGGCAAGTACGTCCTCTCAGCCTTGATGTTCGCCGGCCGCCTCGGAACGATTACGCTTGCTTCGGCGCTGGCCCTGCGTCAGCGCAGCACGCTCTACCACTATCCGGAAGAGAGGCCGATCATTGGCTGA
- a CDS encoding 3-deoxy-7-phosphoheptulonate synthase: MKTLTSASSNLNVRSIEPLPTPATVLAELPGTVEVADSIRRSREEIRAVLDGVDDRLLVIVGPCSIHDPDAGLEYARLLADAAQMHAEDLLVVMRAYFEKPRTTVGWKGLINDPHLDGSHDIAAGLRTARKFLQDVAALGLPLGTEFLEPISPQYIADLISWGAIGARTTESQIHRQLSSGLSMPVGFKNGTDGGISVALDACAAAGAPQAFLGVDEEGRAALVSTTGNPDTHLILRGGSDGPNYSAAHIANASARLAAAGQNGRLIVDASHANSGKDHRRQADVARELADAVSDSNLIAGVMLESFLMEGAQKLDVTARGELTYGQSVTDACMGWGATASVLGDLARGSRRRRHGGAS; encoded by the coding sequence ATGAAAACCCTCACTTCAGCCTCGTCCAATCTCAATGTCCGGAGCATCGAGCCGCTGCCCACGCCCGCCACCGTGCTCGCGGAACTTCCGGGAACCGTCGAGGTGGCAGATTCGATCCGACGTTCACGCGAAGAGATCAGGGCAGTCCTTGATGGAGTGGATGATCGCCTGCTCGTGATCGTGGGTCCCTGCTCGATCCATGATCCCGACGCCGGCCTCGAGTACGCGCGGCTGCTGGCGGATGCCGCGCAGATGCACGCCGAGGACCTGCTGGTGGTCATGCGCGCCTACTTCGAAAAACCCCGCACCACGGTGGGTTGGAAGGGGCTGATTAATGACCCGCACCTGGACGGGAGCCACGACATTGCCGCCGGCCTGCGAACGGCCCGTAAGTTCCTCCAGGACGTTGCCGCCCTGGGGCTTCCGCTCGGCACCGAATTCCTTGAGCCGATCAGCCCCCAGTACATTGCGGACCTGATCAGCTGGGGTGCAATCGGCGCCCGCACCACTGAGAGTCAGATCCACCGCCAGTTGTCCTCCGGCCTCTCCATGCCTGTGGGTTTCAAAAACGGAACGGACGGCGGCATCAGTGTGGCGCTCGACGCCTGCGCTGCGGCCGGCGCACCACAGGCGTTCCTGGGCGTCGATGAGGAGGGACGGGCGGCCCTCGTCTCGACCACTGGAAACCCGGACACCCATTTGATCCTTCGCGGCGGATCGGACGGCCCGAATTACAGCGCTGCCCACATCGCGAATGCGTCTGCCAGGCTTGCTGCGGCAGGTCAGAACGGGCGGCTGATTGTCGACGCGAGCCATGCGAACAGCGGCAAGGATCACCGGCGGCAGGCCGACGTCGCGCGGGAACTCGCGGACGCAGTGTCCGACTCGAATCTGATCGCCGGCGTGATGCTGGAAAGTTTCCTGATGGAAGGTGCGCAGAAGCTCGATGTGACAGCTCGGGGTGAGCTTACCTACGGCCAAAGCGTGACCGACGCATGCATGGGCTGGGGTGCTACCGCATCGGTACTGGGCGATCTTGCGAGGGGATCGCGCCGTCGTCGTCATGGTGGCGCTTCGTGA
- a CDS encoding 30S ribosomal protein bS22, which produces MGSVIKKRRKRMAKKKHRKLLRKTRHQRRNKK; this is translated from the coding sequence ATGGGTTCAGTAATCAAGAAGCGCCGCAAGCGGATGGCGAAGAAGAAGCACCGCAAACTGCTTCGCAAGACCCGCCACCAGCGCCGCAACAAGAAGTAG
- a CDS encoding ArsR/SmtB family transcription factor — translation MVMDDVFGVIAEATRRQILGSLRDGDKAVGELVLELEVSQPTVSKHLKVLREAGLVTMRAQGQKRFYSLDPEPLMGVASWLAEFQLPAQKVNSSLAPAVVEPELDALVSVGPGVAPIDGAQPFGRTVGRAAERAADLLSQFPKLRRRKE, via the coding sequence ATGGTCATGGATGATGTGTTCGGGGTCATCGCCGAAGCCACCCGCCGCCAGATTCTGGGCTCGCTGCGGGACGGGGATAAAGCGGTAGGCGAGTTGGTACTGGAGCTAGAAGTAAGCCAACCCACGGTTTCGAAGCACCTCAAAGTTCTGCGGGAGGCAGGGCTGGTCACCATGCGGGCGCAGGGCCAGAAGCGCTTCTACTCACTCGATCCGGAGCCATTGATGGGCGTTGCCTCCTGGTTAGCGGAGTTCCAGTTGCCGGCCCAGAAGGTCAACTCGTCCCTTGCGCCTGCCGTCGTCGAACCCGAACTCGATGCACTGGTCTCAGTTGGACCGGGCGTTGCGCCAATCGATGGTGCTCAGCCGTTCGGGCGGACCGTCGGCAGAGCTGCTGAACGTGCTGCCGACCTTCTGTCCCAGTTTCCGAAACTGCGTCGCCGCAAGGAGTAG
- a CDS encoding YceI family protein produces the protein MAIPTGLTQGTWNFDASHSEVGFSVRHAGISKVRGNFDTVDATLQVGSSLEDSKITATIKTESFNSNDENRDAHVRGGDFFDAEQFPEMTFVSRRVEGAGETYKLIGDLTIRGITKEVAIDTEFNGVAVDPFGATRAGFSGQTVISRKEFGLTWNAALETGGVLVGDKVTINLDAAFVAPSAN, from the coding sequence ATGGCTATTCCCACCGGACTCACTCAGGGCACCTGGAACTTCGACGCCTCGCACAGCGAAGTCGGTTTCAGCGTTCGCCACGCCGGAATCAGCAAGGTACGCGGAAACTTCGACACCGTCGACGCCACCCTGCAGGTTGGATCCTCACTCGAGGATTCCAAGATCACCGCGACCATCAAGACCGAATCCTTCAACTCGAACGATGAGAACCGCGATGCCCATGTGCGTGGCGGCGACTTCTTCGACGCTGAGCAGTTCCCCGAGATGACCTTCGTGTCCAGGCGCGTCGAAGGCGCGGGCGAGACCTACAAGCTCATCGGCGACCTCACCATCCGTGGGATCACCAAGGAAGTTGCCATCGACACCGAGTTCAACGGCGTTGCTGTTGACCCCTTCGGAGCCACCCGCGCCGGATTCTCCGGCCAGACGGTTATCTCCCGCAAGGAGTTCGGCCTGACTTGGAATGCAGCTCTTGAGACCGGCGGTGTTCTGGTCGGCGACAAGGTGACCATCAACCTCGACGCTGCTTTCGTGGCACCCTCAGCAAACTAG
- a CDS encoding helix-turn-helix domain-containing protein → MVSGSNFSDVRFLTVAEVAEVMRVSKMTVYRLVHSGDMPAVQFGRSYRVPESAVQQYLRSASVEGESGTG, encoded by the coding sequence ATGGTGAGCGGCAGCAACTTCTCCGACGTGCGCTTCCTGACGGTTGCGGAAGTTGCCGAAGTGATGCGGGTATCAAAGATGACCGTGTACCGGCTGGTCCACTCCGGGGATATGCCGGCCGTCCAGTTCGGGCGTTCCTACCGCGTGCCTGAATCCGCCGTGCAGCAGTATCTGCGTTCCGCATCTGTGGAGGGTGAGTCGGGTACGGGCTGA
- a CDS encoding acetoin utilization protein AcuC, which produces MLAYNFGAHHPMNPQRLELTARLISELGLLDLPQVSVEAPDVADDASLRTVHDASYVRAVKAADADPAAADVASGFGTEDTPAFTGMHSASARLVGGSLAAADAVLSGTVQHAVNFGGGMHHAGRARASGFCIYNDAAAAVQRLLDAGVKRVLYIDVDAHHGDGTQEIFWDDKRVMTISLHETGMSLFPGTGFPNEIGGASASGYAVNVALPTTTGDSGFLRAFHAVVPQLTAAFGPEVIVSQHGCDGHVDDPLTNLRITVDAQHAAAVAVRDLASQHCGGRWIATGGGGYNITSVVPRSWTLLTAVAAGADITLTTPVPAPWRAYVAERFGREAPSVMGDGSDTWWQSWEAGFDPNENLDRSIMATRKAIFPLHGLDPWFD; this is translated from the coding sequence ATGCTCGCGTACAACTTCGGTGCCCATCACCCGATGAATCCGCAGCGGCTCGAGCTGACAGCACGGTTGATCAGCGAACTGGGTTTGTTGGACCTTCCGCAGGTATCCGTTGAGGCTCCGGACGTGGCCGATGACGCCAGTCTACGGACGGTGCATGATGCCTCCTACGTTCGGGCCGTCAAAGCGGCCGATGCTGACCCGGCGGCCGCCGACGTCGCATCGGGGTTTGGAACTGAGGACACGCCGGCCTTCACCGGAATGCATTCGGCCAGTGCCCGGTTGGTTGGTGGTTCCCTTGCCGCAGCCGATGCGGTCCTGTCCGGTACGGTTCAGCATGCGGTGAACTTCGGCGGGGGGATGCACCATGCCGGCCGAGCCCGGGCTAGCGGGTTCTGCATCTATAACGATGCAGCTGCAGCGGTCCAAAGGCTGCTCGATGCCGGTGTGAAGCGCGTGCTGTATATCGACGTCGACGCCCACCACGGAGACGGTACTCAGGAAATCTTCTGGGATGACAAGCGTGTCATGACCATCTCCCTGCACGAGACCGGGATGAGCCTCTTTCCGGGAACTGGGTTCCCGAACGAGATCGGTGGTGCGTCGGCTTCCGGCTACGCGGTCAACGTCGCGTTGCCGACCACCACCGGTGACTCCGGTTTCCTACGGGCGTTCCATGCCGTTGTGCCGCAGTTGACCGCTGCGTTCGGGCCTGAGGTGATCGTCAGCCAGCACGGTTGCGACGGTCATGTGGACGATCCCCTTACCAACCTGCGCATCACCGTCGATGCCCAGCATGCTGCAGCAGTTGCGGTTCGCGATCTCGCCTCACAGCACTGCGGCGGCCGCTGGATCGCGACCGGTGGCGGCGGGTACAACATCACCTCGGTGGTGCCACGTTCGTGGACGCTCCTCACAGCGGTGGCTGCCGGTGCCGACATCACACTGACGACGCCGGTGCCCGCCCCGTGGCGCGCGTATGTCGCCGAGCGCTTCGGTCGCGAAGCGCCTTCCGTGATGGGCGACGGCTCTGATACCTGGTGGCAGTCGTGGGAGGCCGGGTTCGACCCCAACGAGAACCTGGACCGGTCGATCATGGCAACCCGCAAAGCCATTTTTCCGCTTCACGGACTGGACCCCTGGTTCGACTGA
- a CDS encoding HAD family hydrolase, protein MSAASLRPAVEPGSSTETVPAEASPLGGPAGEAAFFDVDNTMMRGASLFHVARKMYQRRAFTLRFAAGLAWKQLRFVMRGENMTDIHAVRDAALAFAIGIAHEDVLALGEEVYDEMIASKIWPGARALAEQHLRNGRRVWLVTGTPVEVASVIANRLGLTGALGTVGEVSDGFYTGKLVGEFLHGPAKATAVHELAGQEGLDLSRCWAYSDSYNDVPLLSIVGHPVAINPDHRLRKHARDSNWPIYDFRSGRRAATLGLKAATGAGAIYGLWRGFSRMRG, encoded by the coding sequence ATGTCCGCAGCCAGCCTCCGACCCGCAGTCGAGCCCGGGTCCTCCACGGAGACTGTGCCTGCCGAAGCTTCTCCGCTGGGCGGCCCGGCAGGAGAGGCAGCCTTTTTCGACGTCGACAACACCATGATGCGGGGCGCCAGTCTCTTCCATGTGGCGCGCAAGATGTACCAGCGGCGGGCTTTCACACTCCGTTTCGCTGCCGGGCTGGCCTGGAAACAGCTGCGCTTCGTGATGCGTGGCGAGAACATGACGGACATTCATGCCGTCCGGGACGCCGCCCTTGCCTTCGCCATCGGCATTGCGCACGAAGATGTGCTGGCCCTTGGCGAAGAGGTCTACGACGAGATGATCGCGTCGAAGATCTGGCCGGGAGCTCGTGCCCTCGCGGAACAGCATCTCCGAAACGGGCGCCGCGTCTGGCTGGTTACGGGTACCCCTGTCGAAGTGGCCAGTGTGATCGCCAACCGGCTGGGGCTCACAGGTGCGCTCGGCACTGTGGGAGAGGTGTCTGACGGCTTCTACACCGGCAAGCTGGTGGGCGAGTTCCTCCACGGCCCTGCAAAGGCCACGGCTGTCCACGAACTTGCCGGACAAGAGGGTTTGGACCTGTCCAGGTGCTGGGCGTACAGCGATTCCTACAACGATGTTCCGCTGCTCAGCATTGTTGGCCACCCTGTCGCCATCAATCCGGACCACCGCCTTCGCAAGCACGCCCGGGACTCCAACTGGCCGATTTACGATTTCCGGAGCGGCCGCCGTGCGGCAACCCTGGGGCTTAAGGCAGCAACGGGCGCGGGTGCCATTTACGGCCTGTGGCGCGGCTTCTCACGAATGAGGGGCTAG
- a CDS encoding redox-sensing transcriptional repressor Rex, which translates to MSELPGLRSAAGDQQGRQIPPASLARLTIYLRALNSLLAEGIERVSSEELADAAGVNSPMLRKDLSYLGSYGTRGVGYDVQYLNSQISTALGLTQDWRVAIVGAGNLGRALAGYSGFQSRGFEVVALFDADQMIVGTEVGWLRVSPVQDLATVLHRTRANMAVLAVPAGVAQQLCDELVEAGITSILSFAPVVLQVPGQVQLRKVDMATELQILAYHAQRAQEPDLDAGSSARAAQ; encoded by the coding sequence ATGTCGGAGCTTCCCGGATTACGGTCCGCCGCGGGCGATCAGCAGGGCAGGCAGATTCCGCCTGCATCGCTCGCCCGTCTGACCATTTATCTGCGCGCCCTGAATTCCCTCTTGGCGGAGGGGATTGAACGAGTGTCTTCGGAGGAACTTGCTGACGCGGCGGGCGTGAACTCACCGATGCTTCGCAAGGACCTCTCTTACCTTGGTTCCTACGGAACGCGGGGCGTCGGCTATGACGTCCAGTACCTGAACAGCCAGATCTCCACCGCTCTTGGGCTGACCCAGGACTGGCGGGTGGCCATCGTGGGCGCCGGCAATTTGGGTCGGGCGCTCGCCGGATACTCAGGGTTCCAGTCGCGGGGCTTCGAGGTGGTCGCGCTGTTTGACGCCGATCAGATGATCGTCGGCACCGAAGTCGGCTGGCTGCGTGTCAGTCCGGTGCAGGATCTGGCAACCGTTCTCCACAGAACGCGTGCCAACATGGCTGTTCTTGCTGTGCCTGCGGGCGTCGCCCAACAGCTGTGCGACGAACTGGTTGAAGCCGGTATTACGAGCATCCTGAGTTTCGCGCCCGTAGTGCTGCAGGTTCCTGGCCAGGTGCAGCTGCGCAAGGTGGACATGGCTACGGAACTGCAGATCCTCGCCTACCACGCGCAGCGGGCGCAGGAACCGGATCTTGATGCCGGTTCCAGCGCCCGCGCGGCCCAGTAG
- a CDS encoding glutaredoxin family protein → MTQQTQPPAANWNSGLVLVTRPDCHLCQAARETLGRVASELGVVWREESIADHAELLERFWEEVPVLLLDGVQRDFWTIDEVRLRRLLT, encoded by the coding sequence ATGACTCAGCAGACCCAGCCGCCTGCCGCGAACTGGAACTCCGGCCTCGTGCTGGTGACCAGACCGGACTGCCATCTGTGCCAAGCTGCCCGGGAGACGTTAGGCCGGGTGGCATCTGAATTGGGCGTCGTTTGGCGGGAAGAGTCGATAGCCGACCACGCCGAGTTGCTTGAACGGTTTTGGGAAGAGGTGCCCGTCCTGCTCCTCGACGGCGTCCAGCGGGACTTCTGGACTATCGACGAAGTGCGCCTGCGCAGGCTCCTCACCTAG